The Chryseobacterium sp. G0186 genome includes the window TCTGAACTGAAGGGTATCAATCTTTCTGGACGCTGCCATTTTATAGGATGTATTTTTCCAAAGGTCATTTAAAAGAGTGCTTAGCTGCTCCTTATTTTCAGGGGAAATATCATTTCTTAAAAATGGTTCTACTGCCGATTTAAATTTACCGTGACGAATTACTTCAATCCCGATTCCGTATTTATCAGCAAAATCTTTAAAGAATGTAACTTCTGTAGAAAGTCCCTTTAATTCAATACCTCCTGCCGGATGAAGATAATATTTCTCAGCTACCGATCCTAAATAATACGCAGACTGAGAAACCCCGTTTCCATAAGCATATACAAATTTTCCACTCTTCTTGAAATCCTCAATTGCATTTCGAAGATCATCAATTTGAGTCAAGCCTGCGTTAAGATCATCCGCTTCAATACTAATCCCTTTAATATTATCATCGGTTTTAGCTTTATTAATTGCTTCCAATGCATCATAAAGAAGAACATTTTTATTCTGACTGCTGATTCCGAATAATCCCATTTCCTCTTCTGTAGGGCTATCTATTATATTTGTCTTTAAATTAATCGTAAGAACCGAGTTCTTTTTCACGGCCACCGACTTATCACTTCCCATGGAACTGAACACAAGCATCATAATGAAAAAGATTAGAAATACAGCACAAAGTATGACTATTGCTACTATATTTGCCAAAACGTTTTTAAAGAAACTTCTCATAAATCAATCAATTTTCTAATATGTCGCAGCAAAAGGTAGTTTTGTTACTAGGAAGTAACCTTGGAGATCAAAAAAAAAATATAGAGCTTGCCTTACAAAAAATAAGTGATGCAGGAAATCACATTTCACAAATAAGCGAATTTCTTATGTCTGATCCCGTAGAATTTGTCAGTTCCAATATTTTTTGTAATATTGCAGCAATAATATTCACGCATCTTTCACCAATTCAGCTGCTTGATTCTATTAAAGATATTGAGATTGAAATGGGAAGAATTAATGATTCAAAAGTATCCGGAAGCTATACAGATAGAGTAATAGATATTGATATCATTAAGTACAATGAATTAAATTTTAAATCAGAAAGATTAGAAATCCCTCATAAAAAACATCTTTTTGAAAGGGATTTTTCCAGAATATTATTAAAGGATTTTATTTAAAACATAAAACATATTGTATGAAATTAGGTTTATTATTATTGGCTACAACATTGCCAATTGCAGCGTTCGCACAGAACAGCAGTACTACAGTAAACTCTTCTACTGAGTATCCTAATACATTCTCCTCAGGTTCCGCCAATGTACAAACTTTCGACAATAAAGCCAGACGTTTCAGAGACTGGTCTATTTCTGTTGGAGGGGGTCCTGCATTTATGGTTCACTCGGATCTTAAATCTCTTCGCAAGGATAAGACCAACTGGGGATATAATGCGTACGTAAGTATAGACAAACAGATCTCCCATACATTTGCTTTAAGCTTAATGTATACAAGAGGAGAAACAAAGCAAACTGGCCAGCTTCCTGGTAATGCGGGTCTAGTAGCTGGAGTAGGTACTGCAACCACTCAATTTGACCAAATTGCTTTATTGGGAGATATCAATTTCTCAAATCTGTTAAGAAGAGTAGATAATCATTCTCCTTACAGATGGGCTTTCCATGGATATATGGGACTTGGGTTTCAAGGGTTCAGAACGTCATTACATGACAATGATGAGTTCAGATGGAGTACTAATCCAAAAAGAGTTCCTCTATTCATCAAACAAGATTTAAATATTAATTCCTTATTTTATCAGGGAGGATTAGGTGTAAAGTATAATGTTTCAAAACTTATTGATGTTGAAGCTAGAACCATGTACATTATCAGTGGTGATGATGAATTTGATGGTGGCGGATGGGCTGGTCCTGGTGACTATGACCCAGCTTCAACAAGTTCAAAATATAATATGCTTAATGCCAGAAGATCTGACAATGCCTGGACAGTAAGTTTAGGAGTATCCTTTAAACTAGGAAAACATCTATCTCACTTAGCCTGGCATGATCCGCTTCAAGAAGCATACTACAGAACCAATGTCTTAGAAAATGCAACGACTGATCTTGTAGTTTGTGAAAAAGGCGATGCTGATAATGATGGAGTATGTGATGACTGGGACAGACAACTTGACACTCCTGCCGGAGCAAGAGTGGATGGTGCAGGTGTTGCTTTAGATATGGACCTTGATGGAGTTATCGACCTTTATGACAAATGTGTAACGGTTCCTGGACCTGTTGAGAACAACGGATGCCCAGTTAAATAATAAAAAATTTGAAAATTACTTTTCAAAAAAAACAAAATAAATATACACGATGAAATTAAGTTTAGCAATTGTTGCTTTAGCTTTGGTAATCCCTACTGTCAGCTATGCACAAGACTCAACGGTAGCTACAGACGGGAAGTATCCTAATACTTTTACTTCTGGTTCTGCCAATGTTTCCCCATTTACCAATCAATCGAAAAGATTTAATGACT containing:
- a CDS encoding OmpA family protein encodes the protein MKLGLLLLATTLPIAAFAQNSSTTVNSSTEYPNTFSSGSANVQTFDNKARRFRDWSISVGGGPAFMVHSDLKSLRKDKTNWGYNAYVSIDKQISHTFALSLMYTRGETKQTGQLPGNAGLVAGVGTATTQFDQIALLGDINFSNLLRRVDNHSPYRWAFHGYMGLGFQGFRTSLHDNDEFRWSTNPKRVPLFIKQDLNINSLFYQGGLGVKYNVSKLIDVEARTMYIISGDDEFDGGGWAGPGDYDPASTSSKYNMLNARRSDNAWTVSLGVSFKLGKHLSHLAWHDPLQEAYYRTNVLENATTDLVVCEKGDADNDGVCDDWDRQLDTPAGARVDGAGVALDMDLDGVIDLYDKCVTVPGPVENNGCPVK
- the folK gene encoding 2-amino-4-hydroxy-6-hydroxymethyldihydropteridine diphosphokinase; protein product: MSQQKVVLLLGSNLGDQKKNIELALQKISDAGNHISQISEFLMSDPVEFVSSNIFCNIAAIIFTHLSPIQLLDSIKDIEIEMGRINDSKVSGSYTDRVIDIDIIKYNELNFKSERLEIPHKKHLFERDFSRILLKDFI